The Cherax quadricarinatus isolate ZL_2023a chromosome 44, ASM3850222v1, whole genome shotgun sequence region cagttcctcttctcACTGTGATTAGTCTCCTTTTCTGAAATCTTCTTTCTCTTGTTGCCTATCTGCTGTTCTTCTCTCTTTGTTTACTTCTACTCAGTATTTGAAACTCGGCCCATTATTATTGTTAGCATCCAGATGCCTTTTATATTCTGTTTCACTGTGTTGGTTGCACTTAAGGTGAATACTAGATTCAGTCTCGCAGGTTCATCCCCTTGGAAAAGTGTtccatcaccttcaccttcaTGGCCCtccatgttaggttaggttaggtaaggtttgtcaggaaataggacaagtgtttcctgacgtgggtcttagtcatgtgacccgcagctggagctttcggtcatctgaccgaggctttccactggcttacccctaaacccctttaaaaattatggctataATTACAACCATTAGAGATATCGTTGGTCGTAAATTAGTAAGTCAGTAAATTGTTTTTGGTTCTGTGGTTTGTTATTGCTGCCTCTGTTGTGTTCTCAGTAACTGCTTTGCTGATGTCTttatattcttgtcttggtctcctactgtttgtttgtttgtttgtgtgtgtgggggggggtgtacgTCATGTGTTCAGTTTACAGAGAGTGTTGCATATATCACTGCCTCAAGGGATctcttagttagtttaatatcttcattatgcaccccatccccatcctgtgggcggtagtcaaaaggatTACAGGGGtacctaatgtgtgtgtgtgggtctttGTAAATTACCTATTTCCACTGTTTAATTATTTCATACTTGTAATTATCTAGTTGCTATGGGTGATTACTTGTTTGTGATGACGTGAGTAACCTTTCGTTCATGGTCTCCCGTCTTCTTATAGTAAATTTTAATAATCATTTTTCTTAGTCCTTGAAGCTCATTCCACTTAGCATCGTCTGTTTGTAAAGATATACTTTATTGACGACTTAAAATTGGTATTATTGACACTCTCGGAGCTGTAGTGCTGTGGTggaggtgctagtggtgttggtgatggtggagctggtgctggtggtggttttaACAGGCTGTTTCTGCCACAGGCGCTGCTGGAGTTATACATGGTCTCTCTGCAACATGACGACATCCACGCCGCTACTTACGTCCAGACCACCTTCATCCACCCTCAGGTAAATCCACCTCACGCCTTGCCCACTCTTCTCCACCCTCGAAATACCTCCTACCCCACCAACctactcactcacccaccctccccGTCCACTTCGGCAGTCCACCAGGCCCTCTGCTACGTCCTCATTTCTAGTAAACTCACTGCATATCACTGCCTTGGACACAGGTCATCCCCTCCTGACGGTGTTCTTGGCGATAAGCTGTCACAACTTGCGAATCTTTCTTATCTCGGCCTTTAGGATATTAGATAAGCAATGTGTGGGAAAAGCTTCAATTgggagagcattacactcagggTAGAGCTTCAGTAAGCATATTAAAGCTTCCAATTTCAGCGAAATGTATAGTCTGTCAGAGGTGCTGCCACTGAACACTGAGAGTTTGCACTCGTTGCTTCAGATCTGAGTGAAGCCTCTCTCAATTGCCTCAGGTCTGAGTGAAGCTCTCTCAGTTGCTTCAGGTCTGAGTGAAGCTCTCTCAGTTGCTTCAGGTCTGAGTGAAGCTCTCTCAGTTGCTTCAGGTCTGAGTGAAGCTCTCTCAGTTGCCTCAGGTCTGAGTGAAGCTCTCTCAGTTGCCTCAGGTCTGAGTGAAGCTCTCTCAGTTGCCTCAGGTCTTAGTGAAGCTCTCTCAGTTGCCTCAGGTCTTAGTGAAGCTCTCTCAGTTGCCTCAGGTCTTAATGAAGCTCTCTCAGCTGCCTCAGGTCTTAGTGAAGCTCTCTCAGTTGCTTCAGGTCTGAATGACGCTCTCTCAGCTGCCTCAGGTCTTAATGAAGCTCTCTCAGCTGCCTCAGGTCTTAGTGAAGCTCTCTCAGTTGCTTCAGGTCTGAATGAAGCTCTCTCATCTGCCTCAGGTCTTAATGAAGCTCTCTCAGCTGCCTCAGGTCTTAGTGAAGCTCTCTCAGCTGTGTCTGGCTTCTTTGTACGCTGCTTTCCTTAGCACTTGTTCCTTAAACTTCCTTGCCAAAAACTCCTGACGATTTCTCTGTTCTCCAAAGATCATCCTGTTTTCTGTaaccagtgtgtgtatgtgtgtgtgtgtgtgtgtgtatgtgtgtgtgtgtgtgtgtgtgtgtgtgtgtgtgtgtttcagtttTCTTATATAGTTTTTGTTTACTGCCAGGTGGAGAAGATCTTCACTATCAGTCAATACATCACCAACTTGGAGAGGGTTGGACCAGGCCTGGGAGAGTACATGTTTGACAAGCTGCCACAGAACTGAACACCTTCCACCAGTGCTGGAACGTCTTCCACCAGTGCTGGAAAATCTTCCACCAGTGATGGAAATTCTTCCACCAGTGCTGGAACGTGTTTTGTTAGTGCTGGAACATGTTCCACCACTGCTGGAACGTATTCACCACTTCTGGATGGTGTTCCACCACTGCTGGAACAATTTTCACCAGTACCGGGACCCAACCTGACCGGGATCCCTCCAATACTCACCAGCAACAagacccctccccctcttccctccaATACgatgagaagcgctaaaccagcatgGATCATTTAGCAGCAGAAGTACtgaaggttcgatcctccgtccgatGAACTGCCACATTAATTCTGTGTATTTTCCAGCTGTTGTGGGAGATAATCTCCAGCTGTTCTGCAAATTATTTTGACAGCTCTCGtaccaaaataaaataaaattattaatctATGGGGGCtaattaggtttgatctgaggatgaGGAAGGGAGCTTcaattcctcgaatcaagagcccttaactGTCATTAACACCAGGCACTGCTGACACACCTTGCCCACTCCTCTAATATTTCTAATTTTTTGTAAACACAAGCAGAGTAGAGGGCATGTTGGAGAACAAACCTTCTGTTGGGAGAGCTTttgttgtgtagagctttattgagTCGTGagttgataaagctttacacagggTGGAAGGTTGTCTCACCCTGTGCCCATCCTTGGCCACTATCAGAACCTTGGCACTTTGAAAGATCTCTTACATCCCGACACTTAAAACGTATCTTAGACTAGACAACACTGAGCAACAGACGAGTATTATATAGTGTATATAGCATTGTTATTGCTTGTTGTCTgcgccacactacacacacacacacacacacacacacacacacacacacacatgcacgcatatagaacaggcctagtgtctaatcgacatgtgcctaggacaaaatggtaactaacacacacacacacacacacacacacacacacacacacaggtcaccaaTATGCTGCTGCTCGACACATCACAAAAATAAAATCCTGACCTTATTATTACGAGAGAAATAATTGTAAATGAGCATTTGTTCTCTGTTTTGAAATAAACGATGCCTGGAGAAAAATACATTCTGAAATATAAAATTCTGACCATGAACGTCAGTTTTGACTTTGAATCGGTCAGTTTTAGCTAATAAAGAACATATATAGTGACCTTAATAGCAGATAATTATTTTGATCATGGCGGTCCCGAGTTATGTTTGTACCATAATCAATGATCTCCTGGATGTTATGTTAATTATGAGTGAATGTTGGTCCGCTGAATGTTTTCCAAGGTTTATAATGGTTTATATTCTTTAATAAAATTTAATGGGAGGATGTGATTTTTATTCTTCACTTTTTTGGGTTTTaactaaactatatatatatttagaaatATATCAGTTAGGGTTTGTAAGTAACGTTTATATAAGTACGTTATATTTTATTCCATATTTGTCTCGTCCAGCGAACTGGCAATTCAGAgtgtagcagttctggggcccccACTGCTGTGCTTATTGTCCAGTCCAACCCCAGGTAGTCCTGTGGAAGCCGGTTACTTCAGCCAAGATGATGTTACCTCAGGTAACCTGGCTGGGTTGGCAGACTCCCCAGTCACTACTGTTTGAGTGGCTCTGAATTGTGCCCGACATCTATGTGATTGCAGATAGAAAGCGTTCTtatctggcgctcagcagacgaaggatcaagcctccaccacatcttGCCCTGAATGACTCACATGGGTTTAACGCCACACATGAATTATAATAAACTGAATTGTGCCATCATTAACATTGTACACAGTGATATATTAGTGACGGGATACATAAAAGAGTTCAAGGAAGAACGAGCGAGTCTGCAGTAAGTGTGTGGGAATTCAGGCAAGAAAGGAGAGAAAAACGAACGGGAATCACTGAACCTGCCATCAAGAAAGGAGTTATTTGTGccacttaagaggcacgtaagaaCCCCAGTCTTGTAAcatcatgttcatttttccactataatccaccttgtccataattattatcgcatttggtttgtctgtttcgtaaggtgaagtccaggatctctccttaattcatggtgtaaCTTAACAAGTCTTTGAGGATAATAGTGTTGTCGAGGTGTGAGCCTCACTCAGACCTCGACAACACTATTTAAGTGTTCCAATACCACTAAAACAGTAATAGCCATTATTAGGCTACACTTTCAAAGACGATTCATTCATCTAGTCGACAGAAAATGTTGACAGTCtcaggagagtatacctggagagtatacctggagagtatacctggagagtataccaggagagtatacctggagagtataccaggagagtatacctggagagtataccaggagagtatacctggagagtatacctggagagtataccaggagagtatacctggagagtatatctggagagtataccaggagagtatacctggagagtataccaggagagtatacctggagagtatacctggagagtatacctggagagtataccaggagagtatacctggagagtataccaggagagtatacctggagagtatacctggagagtataccaggagagtatacctggagagtatatctggagagtatatctggagagtatacctggagagtatacctggagagtatatctggagagtatatctggagagtatacctggagagtatatctggagagtatatctggagagtatacctggagagtatatctggagagtatacctggagagtatacctggagagtataccaggagagtatacctggagagtatatctggagagtataccaggagagtatacctggagagtatatctggagagtatacctggagagtatatctggagagtataccaggagagtatacctggagagtataccaggagagtatacctggagagtataccaggagagtatacctggagagtataccaggagagtatacctggagagtatacctggagagtatacctggagagtataccaggagagtatacctggagagtatatctggagagtatacctggagagtatacctggagagtatatctggagagtatacctggagagtatacctggagagtatacctggagagtataccaggagagtatacctggagagtatatcaggagagtatacctggagagtatatctggagagtatacctggagagtatacctggagagtatatctggagagtatatctggagagtatatcaggagagtatacctggagagtatatctggagagtatatctggagagtatatcaggagagtatacctggagagtatatctggagagtatacctggagagtatacctggagagtatatctggagagtatatcaggagagtatacctggagagtatatctggagagtatacctggagagtatacctggagagtatacctggagagtatatctggagagtatatcaggagagtatacctggagagtatatatggagagtatacctggagagtatacctggagagtatacctggagagtatacctggacagggtttcagggatcatcgcccccgtggccaggtctgtgaccaagcctcgcggtggatcagggatcatcgcccccgtggccaggtctgtgaccaagcctcgcggtggatcaggacctgatcaatcgTATCTAATCTGTTATCTTATCAATACGATATTTATGTCATATCTTGCAGCGTTTGCATGACGGTGTCTCTGAAAAGCTGGATGTGGACACAGAGATAAAGAGTTCTTCCTTgtatagctcctgtccccgtccACACAACTTAAATTTTACAACACTGGCATCTCTGTacaaacagtgttgccagacacttATAGCCAAGCCTTTGTCTAGCAGTAACAAGAtcttaaaaattattataagttattcctgaaggggtaggggggtaggccagcggaaggcctcggtcaaatgaccaaaagctccagctgcgggtcatcacatgactaagacccacgtcaggaaatacttgtcctgtttcctgacgaatcttacttaacctaacctaagaaCCAGAAGCTAAGTTTAACGTCTTTATTATATACCACATACCcagaagattacagaggcacataatgggtccaggaactaccCGTGCCCCGtgccctggtggctaaagctctcgcttcacacggcaagtgtctggttcgattcccagcgagggtagaaacattgggcctgtttctttacactggtttgtctatgttcacccatcagtaaaatgggcacctgggtgttagtggactggtgtgggtcgcatcctgggtgttagtggactggtgtgggtcgcatcctgggacaaaactgacctaatttgtccgaaatgctttgcaaaacaagcggttttctgtatagtagtatgtcattgatgtcagctaggaccatataccatgtacatgtacttgtataaataaccattattattattattattattattattattattattattattaaacctcaacattacagaggcacataatgggtccagggactgtacctcaacatttcagaggcacataatgggtccaaagattgtacctcaacattagagaggcacataatgggcccagagactgtacctcaacatttcagaggcacataatgggtacagggactgtacctcaacattacagaggcacataatgggtccagggactgtacctcaacattacagaggcacataatgttcccagggactgtacctcaacattacagaggcacataatgggtccagggactgtacctcaacattacagaggcacataatgttcccagggactgtacctcaacattacagaggcacataatgttcccagggactgtacctcaacattacagaggcacataatgggtccagggactgtacctcaacattacagaggcacataatgttcccagggactgtacctcaacattacagaggcacataatgttcccagggactgtacctcaatattacagaggcacataatgttcccagggactgtacctcaacattacagaggcacataatgttcccagggactgtacctcaacattacagaggcacataatgttcccagggactgtacctcaacattacagaggcacataatgggcccaaggactgtacctcaacatttagACAGTTGTTTAGCATGGTATTGCCTTATTGTAATAATTTGTATTATAAGTGTTTATAGTGCTAAGATAAGTTGTACTACAAAATAAATTGTTTATAGTATGAAAAAAGTGCtccataattgtataaataatgtcagtgtttTGGTAGACATTTTAAGGTCACTAGAGGGAGAGTGGGCGACACGGCTCCCTGGTGGTAGCAGTATAGTGATTTGTGTTTTTGATGGTGATGCTTAGGCCTTAGGTTGTGTTTAGGTTTTGTTTTGCTCTTATGTGAGCCCTGGCAGGTGCCTGGCTCTATTGTTCGAGTGGGGTCTGTGCGAGTCGTGGAGATACACAAATAATGGCATTTTTTTCCACTAGCAGGATAGGGCCAGCCCACACTGGCGGTGTTTAATCAGGTTTAATTTTCTTACGGCCTAACTTTAATCAGCGGGTTTGTGTTCTATATGCTATTTTGTGTATGTTTTTTCTTTTCTGAAAGTTAACTTTAGATACACGAACATTTGAGTCAAAGATCATAACGAACAGTTCATTCTAAAGGCTAGACGCCCATTTATTGATACTTCCTCCAGTTTctttggttattattattataatcagggggggaagcgctaagcccgtaggattatacagcgcctttgtGGGGGGTGGAAGTTATTtcggcttaattcggggaactggaacacagatccagtttcctagatcaagagcccctcaccagcgtcaaggaacctcccttgagaggtcaATTACTTTGAGATCCATCACTCCATTCCAGCAGCAGCgctaccagctgcaacactgcattccagcagcagcactaccagctgcaacactgcatTCCAGCAGCAGCgctaccagctgcaacactgcattccagcagcagcactaccagctgcaacactgcatTCCAGCAGCAGCgctaccagctgcaacactgcatTCCAGCAGCAGCgctaccagctgcaacactgcatTCCAGCAGCAGCgctaccagctgcaacactgcatTCCAGCAGCAGCgctaccagctgcaacactgcatTCCAGCAGCAGCgctaccagctgcaacactgcatTCCAGCAGCAGCGCTACCAGCTGCAACACTCCATTCCAGCAGCAGCgctaccagctgcaacactgcattccagcagcagctatgaacaTAATTTGTGAAGGAGTGTGACTAAGGTATCATCAGTATGGCTTGAGGCTTCCTGCCACTAAGGTATCATCAGTATAACTTGAGGCTTCCTGCCACTAAGATATCATCAGTATGGCTTGAGGCTTCCTGCCACTAAGGTATCATCAGTATAACTTGAGGCTTCCTGCCACTAAGGTATCATCAGTATAACTTGAGGCTTCCTGCCACTAAGATATCATCAATATGGCTTGAGGCTTCCTGCCACtcagggtagatgttatcagtaacacggacgagtactcactcttaattcaccgaccagctgacccgagattcccaatgcgtggtccactacacacgcggctgtccagagctctcgctccccggacctgtcaccaacaacctctttgccccgctgttccctgggcttatatcgtagtcaaagtgccccctccccaatggtgtatgtaccacgtgttacgacctaacgccgaggtctgacgcccttaagaacaaaagacctcagacgtgggcgtgactacccgacatttgctaaggcaggtgtgaccatataattaggtctccctagagacctcacaagcccatctgaactgcatcacatcaTCAGTATAACTTGAGGCGTCCTGCCACTAAGGTATCATCAGTATAACTTGAGGCTTCCTGCCACTAAGGTATCATCAGTATAACTTGAGGCTTCCTGCCACTAAGGTATCATCAGTATAACTTGAGGCTTCCTGCCACTAAGGTATCACCAGTATAACTTGAGGCTTCCTGCCACTAAGGTATCATCAGTATAACTTGAGGCTTCCTGCCACTAAGGTATCATCAGTATAACTTGAGGCTTCCTGCCACTAAGGTATCATCAGTATAACTTGAGGCTTCCTGCCACTAAGGTATCATCAGTATAACTTGAGGCTTCCTGCCACTAAGGTATCATCAGTATAACTTGAGGCTTCCTGCCACTAAGGTATCATCAGTATAACTTGAGGCTTCCTGCCACTAAGGTATCATCAGTATAACTTGAGGCTTCCTACCACTAAGGTATCACCAGTATAACTTGAGGCTTCCTGCCACTAAGGTACTATAACTTGAGGCTTCCTACCACTAAGGTATCATCAGTATAACTTGAGGCTTCCTGCCACTAAGGTATCACCAGTATAACTTGAGGCTTCCTACCACTAAGGTATCATCAGTATAACTTGAGGCTTCCTACAACTAAGGTATCATCAGTATAACTTGAGGCTTCCTACCACTAAGGTATCATCAGTATAACTTGAGGCTTCCTGCCACTAAGGTATCATCAGTATAACTTGAGGCTTCCTGCCACTAAGGTATCATCAGTATAACTTGAGGCTTCCTGCCACTAAGGTATCATCAGTATAACTTGAGGCTTCCTGCCACTAAGGTATCATCAGTATAACTTGAGGCTTCCTGCCACTAAGGTATCATCAGTATAACTTGAGGCTTCCTGCCACTAAGGTATCATCAGTATAACTTGAGGCTTCCTGCCACTAAGGTATCATCAGTATAACTTGAGGCTTCCTGCCACTAAGGTATCATCAGTATAACTTGAGGCTTCCTGCCACTAAGGTATCATCAGTATAACTTGAGGCTTCCTGCCACTAAGGTATCATCAGTATAACTTGAGGCTTCCTGCCACTAAGGTATCATCAGTATAACTTGAGGCTTCCTGCCACTAAGGTATCATCAGTATAACTTGAGGCTTCCTGCCACTAAGGTATCATCAGTATAACTTGAGGCTTCCTGCCACTAAGGTATCATCAGTATAACTTGAGGCTTCCTGCCACTAAGGTATCATCAGTATAACTTGAGGCTTCCTGCCACTAAGGTATCATCAGTATAACTTGAGGCTTCCTACCACTAAGGTATCACCAGTATAACTTGAGGCTTCCTGCCACTAAGGTATCATCAGTATAACTTGAGGCTTCCTGCCACTAAGGTATCATCAGTATAACTTGAGGCTTCCTGCCACTAAGGTATCACCAGTATAACTTGAGGCTTCCTGCCACTAAGGTATCACCAGTATAACTTGAGGCTTCCTACCACTAAGGTATCATCAGTATAACTTGAGGCTTCCCGCCACTAAGGTATCATCAGTATAACTTGAGGCTTCCTGCCACTAAGGTATCACCAGTATAACTTGAGGCTTCCTGCCACTAAGGTATCACCAGTATAACTTGAGGCTTCCTGCCACTAAGGTATCATCAGTATAACTTGAGGCTTCCTGCCACTAAGGTATCATCAGTATAACTTGAGGCTTCCTGCCACTAAGGTATCATCAGTATAACTTGAGGCTTCCCGCCACTAAGGTATCATCAGTATAACTTGAGGCTTCCTGCCACTAAGGTATCATCATTATAACTTGAGGCTTCCCGCCACTAAGGTATCATCATATGTTCTAACATGTAAATAACAAAACTTCTgaataataaaattaattttttacttACATTTTTATTAATTCTTAACAGATTATATACTCAAAAAATTTAGTGTTTTTCTGGCCAAACAATTTATCAAGAATTTTTCGTTCAAGTGTTAAAATTATCCAGTGTAcgatgtatttaaaatatatagggtttagcgcttcgttttgattataataacttaaaatatataaaattattgCTAAACAGTAGTTTTATTTCTATCCTGCAGTATTGTGTTGTGAAAATCTATAAGAACATAGCCGTCCTTAGTGTTTAAAACAGAATTACAAAATATATTCCAGTAGTCAGGGTATACTATACAATTTTATGATTTTACACTCCATGGGAAGTTTCCCTTGATGCTTAAGACACATGAAGCTGAacttcttctccagactgagagactgactgccTCTGATACTTcatcttcaaggttgatggactgattacatcatttcgTTACTACACTTGTTGCCtctgtttgactgaagaagcctactgtgtaggtgacagGTTCCAACAATAAAGACGCCCGTACATGTGTCTTAAGCATCAACTTGTCAGCATTTTATACCATTGTCAACATGGCAGTGATGGATTTGCAATTCCAGAAATCGGAGCAACTCTCTCTTTTGTGAGATAAACTGATTACTTTCTACTTCCCAGGTGCTGTGTAACCCCAGCGGGTTTAGTGTTTCCTTGGTACATAATTTGCATCCCTAATCATTCAATAACTTTCGACAAATTATCGAAAATTTTATTACAGAAATTTTCTGCTATTTCAGTACTCATAAATCTGGTGTTGTAATCCAGAAGATGTAAGAAGCGACCTCTGAACGTGTGAAAAATATGACTGCAGGTGCACATAGTATTACGGTTTGATACAGATCTCATAATACAGGTCACCCTAACATTGTCTTCTTCAGTGACCAGGGCGGTCACATCACCCATGTTGGTGGTATAGTAGTCAGGTGAAACAAATGATGTAGGAGAGTCTGCGACAAATTTCAGAGTGTCTTTTAATTCTGACTTTAACAAATCAAACGCTTCCTCTTCCAGTGCCGTGCCGGATGTTAACTTACTCTGAAGCTCCTGGTGAACTGAGCGAGCAAAATCCCAAAATATTTCATTTATATTTCTAGGCGTGTCCGTGTACATCCTTATAATTGATACATGACATCCAAGAGACTTGGAAACGTCACCCTTCCAGTAGCGTCGCGTACTGACGGCATGATAATTATAAATGTTGTAAGTGTCCTGGACAACACCTTTCTCAGCCAAGAGTTCAACTAGAGCTGCATCAGCAAGAGCAGTGAAGGCAGAATGAACTGTAACTCTCTCAGCACgacatttatttaaaaatttcctGGTAGTAGTCGTATCTAATTGTCGCTCTAAGGCGAGACAATTCTCCTCTGTTCCTTCTGGTTTTTGATATATTCTGCTAAAGAATAATTCCTTATCTTTCCTTAAgttagcttcatcagtccatttcTTCATTAATAATGGGTCACCTTTAATGAGAGCTTTTTTGGCCAGCACCAGCTCCATGGTTTCCTTACATGATACAAACTCCCCAAGCTGATCATCATTAATGGGCTTTCCAGTAATAACATCATTCAGCAGTGTGGCAGTAAAGCCACAGATCTTAATGGCTGAAAAACCATCAATAATACCATGATGAAACCCCAGGAACAGATGATAGGAATGTGGAAGGGATACCAAGTTGTCATCAGGAATGTGTGGGGAGGCCTGGCCTGAATGACCAGTGCTTGTATTGTCCACCATTGAAGTGGTCTGCTCACACTGACCGCTGCTTGTATCGGCCACCAGCCTGGCACACCACAGAGGACCAGTATctgaattgtattgatatgatTTAAGGCAGGCCATTACTTCATTCACCTCTGTCTCGGGAAGCACCTGTGGGAAATGTAAATTAAGATTATAACGTTTAATTTGTGTCCCATGTATGCTAAATAACTTTAAAATAACAGTTTAGGCAAGTCAGCTCTTAGAATGTTTATTAGATT contains the following coding sequences:
- the LOC138853956 gene encoding uncharacterized protein, with translation MPDFDGKWLREASKAEKIFEECHKKGTVLVAYHVNLSTTVPLQEDQVKLALTHLYRKVPCLRVCFGEREGTLWFREATNKNVDFKVLPETEVNEVMACLKSYQYNSDTGPLWCARLVADTSSGQCEQTTSMVDNTSTGHSGQASPHIPDDNLVSLPHSYHLFLGFHHGIIDGFSAIKICGFTATLLNDVITGKPINDDQLGEFVSCKETMELVLAKKALIKGDPLLMKKWTDEANLRKDKELFFSRIYQKPEGTEENCLALERQLDTTTTRKFLNKCRAERVTVHSAFTALADAALVELLAEKGVVQDTYNIYNYHAVSTRRYWKGDVSKSLGCHVSIIRMYTDTPRNINEIFWDFARSVHQELQSKLTSGTALEEEAFDLLKSELKDTLKFVADSPTSFVSPDYYTTNMGDVTALVTEEDNVRVTCIMRSVSNRNTMCTCSHIFHTFRGRFLHLLDYNTRFMSTEIAENFCNKIFDNLSKVIE